In Ruminiclostridium papyrosolvens DSM 2782, the following proteins share a genomic window:
- a CDS encoding MupG family TIM beta-alpha barrel fold protein — protein MREIGVSVYNDFYSMEEISKYLKKAGRLGFKKVFTSLILANHGFETSNKFECRQLKELYSICHELGLHITADINREIFEALGCSLNKLKPLKDMCIERLRIDDGFSDTAICLITNNDCGIKIEISAASVGKKDSYTYNQTKDLLELIKKEGSLEGLTACYNFYPLPDTGVDISEVRDAKELFEFYDIPLGAFVASQFSPKHLHKNGNGVPTVEKHRYLPPHIAMQELFSEGFDYVLIGDSMADDSELEMMARCAINSTIEIPVVFNQYICSSIKDKILNMELTSRTDQPAKLIRASDSRGIEAAPIYCANRSKYTVTICNSNASHYMGELQINLEDLGPSREHNVLGFVHPDAHGLLESIKYGRNKFKLVKY, from the coding sequence ATGAGAGAAATTGGTGTTAGCGTATATAACGATTTTTACTCAATGGAAGAAATATCAAAGTACCTTAAAAAGGCAGGCAGACTGGGATTTAAAAAGGTATTCACCTCACTGATTTTAGCTAATCATGGTTTTGAAACTTCAAATAAATTTGAGTGCCGGCAGTTAAAAGAGCTTTATAGCATTTGCCATGAACTTGGTTTACATATTACTGCTGATATAAATCGTGAAATTTTTGAGGCATTGGGCTGCAGCTTAAATAAATTAAAACCGTTGAAGGATATGTGTATAGAAAGACTTCGTATAGATGATGGATTTTCAGACACGGCGATATGTTTAATTACAAACAATGACTGCGGTATAAAAATTGAAATAAGTGCTGCCTCAGTTGGGAAAAAAGACTCCTATACATATAATCAAACAAAAGACCTGTTAGAGCTTATAAAAAAGGAAGGTAGCTTAGAAGGCTTAACAGCATGTTATAATTTCTATCCGCTACCTGACACAGGGGTAGATATTTCAGAGGTAAGAGATGCTAAAGAATTATTTGAATTCTATGATATACCCCTTGGCGCTTTTGTAGCTTCGCAATTTTCGCCCAAGCATCTCCACAAAAATGGTAATGGCGTTCCGACAGTTGAAAAGCATAGATATCTGCCTCCACATATAGCCATGCAGGAGCTATTCTCAGAAGGCTTTGACTATGTATTGATTGGTGATTCCATGGCAGATGACAGTGAGCTTGAAATGATGGCCAGATGTGCAATAAACTCAACCATAGAGATTCCGGTAGTTTTTAATCAATATATTTGTAGTTCAATAAAAGATAAAATTCTGAATATGGAATTAACATCAAGAACAGACCAACCAGCCAAATTAATCAGGGCGTCAGACAGCAGAGGCATAGAAGCAGCACCAATATACTGTGCTAACCGCTCAAAGTATACAGTAACAATATGTAACTCCAATGCATCACACTATATGGGTGAACTTCAGATTAATCTTGAGGACTTAGGGCCATCAAGGGAGCATAATGTACTGGGTTTTGTTCATCCCGATGCTCATGGACTGTTAGAAAGTATCAAATATGGCCGTAATAAATTTAAACTGGTTAAATATTAA
- a CDS encoding N-acetylglucosamine kinase: MPDKLGIGIDGGGTKTKVLVKKSLTGDVLFEKKYPSTNYNNIGVDGLEQVLKTIYTELTEKFGKEQLANASLAMGAAGIDRPQDEVIYREALKNSGFDCNFEVFNDAYIALMGGNGGRKGALLITGTGSIAIGISTEGKEVRTGGWGYMTSDDGSGYKLGIKAVSAIMDSYDEIIENTSLTERVLNYYGIKSPEDFMDLIYIDKDFSIDKIAAIAPIVQEEAEKGDAAALDILYREIERLVAMIKALAKKMKTNEFRLCLAGSLMLKSDIYLRLFKAGMNKSLPGIQICEPLNEPAYGALIIALGEGTVNE; encoded by the coding sequence ATGCCTGATAAATTAGGAATAGGAATAGATGGTGGAGGAACCAAAACCAAAGTATTAGTAAAAAAGTCTCTGACCGGGGATGTACTTTTTGAAAAAAAATATCCGTCAACTAACTATAACAATATTGGGGTAGACGGATTAGAACAGGTTCTAAAAACAATATACACTGAACTGACTGAAAAATTCGGTAAAGAACAGCTTGCAAATGCATCTCTGGCAATGGGCGCTGCCGGTATAGACAGACCTCAGGATGAAGTAATATACAGAGAAGCTTTAAAAAATAGTGGTTTTGATTGCAACTTTGAAGTATTCAATGATGCGTATATCGCTTTAATGGGCGGAAATGGCGGAAGAAAGGGTGCACTTTTAATTACGGGTACAGGTTCAATCGCCATAGGCATTTCCACAGAAGGAAAAGAGGTAAGAACCGGGGGCTGGGGTTATATGACCAGCGATGACGGAAGCGGTTATAAGCTTGGAATAAAGGCAGTTTCAGCAATAATGGATTCTTATGACGAAATTATTGAAAATACATCATTAACCGAAAGAGTACTAAATTATTATGGAATAAAGTCTCCAGAAGATTTTATGGATTTAATATATATAGATAAAGATTTCAGTATAGACAAAATTGCTGCAATAGCCCCTATTGTACAGGAAGAAGCGGAAAAAGGTGATGCGGCTGCTTTGGATATTCTATATAGAGAAATAGAAAGATTGGTTGCAATGATAAAAGCTCTTGCAAAAAAAATGAAGACCAATGAGTTCAGACTATGTCTTGCAGGGAGCTTAATGTTGAAGTCAGATATTTATTTGCGGTTATTTAAGGCTGGTATGAATAAAAGCCTACCCGGTATTCAGATATGTGAACCTCTGAATGAGCCGGCTTATGGAGCATTAATTATTGCATTAGGGGAGGGAACAGTAAATGAGTAA
- a CDS encoding 6-phospho-beta-glucosidase, with protein MSKTLKIAVIGGGSSYTPELVEGILNRKDELPVSELWLVDIEDGRRKLEIVEALTKRMVKKSGLNIKVFATLNRREAINAADFVITQFRVGGLKAREKDELIPLKYDVIGQETTGPGGFAKAMRTIPVILDICREIEDLAPNAWLVNFTNPAGIITEAVKTHSKVKVLGLCNVPLCTKMDIAKLLKVDSKRVEADFVGLNHMNYITNVYLDGHSILDEIIKKYNKPEYREQVEAISDIVWDIDFIKSLGMLTSPYHRYYYITKTMLEEEKESVRTNGSRAMQVQRLEKSLFELYKDENLNVKPKELEGRGGAYYSDAAISLISAIHNDKNEIHTINVLNNGTITNVASDAVIEANCIVGRNGAEPIHIGAAHTKIAGLINYVKSYEKLTIKAAVSGSYHDALMAINANPLVNEYADAKAILDELLIAHKPYLDYVKE; from the coding sequence ATGAGTAAGACATTAAAGATAGCTGTAATCGGTGGCGGAAGTAGCTATACTCCCGAATTGGTGGAAGGAATTCTTAACAGGAAAGATGAATTGCCTGTGTCGGAATTATGGCTTGTTGATATAGAGGATGGAAGACGAAAGTTGGAAATTGTTGAAGCTCTTACCAAAAGAATGGTTAAGAAGAGCGGTCTTAATATAAAAGTATTTGCAACCCTGAATAGAAGAGAAGCAATAAATGCTGCAGACTTTGTTATAACACAATTCAGAGTCGGCGGACTAAAGGCCAGAGAAAAAGATGAGCTTATTCCATTAAAATATGATGTAATTGGTCAGGAGACAACGGGGCCGGGAGGCTTTGCAAAAGCAATGCGAACTATTCCCGTGATTTTGGATATTTGCAGGGAAATTGAGGATTTGGCACCGAATGCATGGCTTGTAAACTTCACAAACCCGGCAGGAATTATAACAGAGGCAGTAAAGACGCATTCAAAGGTTAAAGTACTGGGACTATGCAATGTTCCTCTTTGCACTAAAATGGATATTGCAAAGCTTCTGAAGGTGGATTCAAAGCGAGTAGAAGCGGACTTTGTGGGACTTAATCATATGAATTATATTACAAATGTTTACTTGGATGGACATAGTATTTTAGATGAGATAATTAAAAAATATAATAAACCTGAATACCGTGAACAAGTAGAAGCCATATCTGATATAGTTTGGGATATTGATTTCATAAAAAGTTTAGGTATGCTTACAAGCCCGTATCATAGGTATTATTACATTACAAAGACCATGCTTGAGGAAGAAAAAGAGAGTGTCAGAACTAACGGTTCTCGTGCAATGCAGGTACAAAGACTGGAAAAGAGTCTGTTTGAACTGTATAAGGATGAAAATTTAAATGTAAAGCCTAAAGAGCTTGAAGGCAGGGGTGGGGCATACTATTCAGATGCAGCTATTTCACTGATAAGTGCCATACACAATGACAAAAATGAAATACATACTATTAACGTATTGAATAACGGAACAATAACAAATGTAGCTTCAGATGCAGTAATAGAAGCAAATTGTATTGTGGGAAGAAATGGTGCCGAGCCGATTCATATAGGTGCAGCCCATACAAAAATTGCAGGACTGATAAACTACGTGAAGTCCTATGAAAAATTGACTATCAAGGCAGCTGTTTCGGGGAGCTATCATGATGCACTTATGGCTATAAATGCAAACCCTCTTGTAAATGAATATGCAGATGCCAAGGCAATACTTGATGAATTGTTAATTGCTCATAAACCTTATCTGGACTACGTGAAAGAGTAA